The Peribacillus simplex genome contains the following window.
TCTATATCAATTTCTTCTTGTTCATCATCTGATAAATATCGCATGACTGCACCTAATAATCGATTGAGTTTGGCTAATTCACTTTCCTTATCAGGTGAAGCGGGGGTATCTTTCACTTCTAAATCAGCTTTAGCCGGAACATTTCGAGGTGTCATAATATCCTCCTGTTTTTAATACTAGTGTGCCTAAAAATGGCGGTTTTCAATATATGTCTTTGGTATTTTTATAAATTTCATCTTTAAAAAATTTCAACATATACCTCGCTAGAATATATAAATTATATCATCATCCTTAAATAGATTTAACAAAATAATGAGTAGGTAAAGGGGAAGTAAAATAAAAGGAATAGCTTAGTGCTATTCCTTTCATAAAGCGGCTAATTTTATGCATTCTTCTGCGCATCTAAAGCATGCCTCAGCACATTTTTGACAATGTTCATGATCGTGATTTTTACATTCGTTCCCGCAGTTTTCACAGATCTTGGCACAAACTTCAGCCAACTCTGAAATAAACGGTGTACCTCTTCCTATCGCCTGTTCTAAATAAGAGCAAAAATCCGCACATTCCCGATCCAAGCGAATGCACTCCACCATCATGTTTACTTGATCTTCTTTTAAGCATGCGTCGTAACAATGATTACACGCAGTCATACAATCATTTAAAGTTTGGATAACAGATGAATAATTCTCATGTGACATGAACAAATCTCCTCCTGAATATGGTCTCTCCCTTACTATTATCCTTTATACTATCCTTTAAACTTCTTTTAGGTTAAGGTGAATAGCTCTATAAAACTGACCGGACACGTGAAAGGCTTTAGGGAATTAATGAAAGGGGCAGTGCATAAATTTAAATGAAAGGAGTGGATATATGAAAATGTTTATTAAATTAAGTGTGGCCAGTGTCTCCGGAGCCGTCGTGTATTTGATATATAATGTCAACCAGACGCTGCGTAAAGGAATGGGAACGCTCGAAGAAACAAATAAGACACTGGAAGAGGTAAGAAATGCGGTACATGGATTGACGCAAGAGTCCAAACAATTGATCCACTCTGCCAATCAAATTACAGCGGATGTAAAAGGGAAGATGGAAAATGTCGATCCATTGCTAGAATCAGCTCAAGATGTTGGGGAAATGATTCATAATGTAACCAATTCCATGAAAGAAGCCAGTTTGGAAGGCCGCCCTAAGGATTTATCCACTCGAACTGAAGCTGAGGGGGTTCAAATAATAATCAAATAGTATCATCATTTATCACTAAAAAACAGGCACCCCGGGATTCACTAACCTATTTAAAGTAATCGTTTCTACTATTTAATATAGAGGGGGAGCTTTATCTTGATAATTCAATATAGTGTGGCTGCGATCGCTTTAGCCTTCATTTGGTTGGTCGTATTTTTAATTAGTACTCTTCAAAAGGGAATGGTCACGATAGGAGAAGCCAATCAAACATTGGTTGAGGTGAGAAATGCCATCCACGATTTGTCCGGCGAATCGAAACAACTATTGCAAACTGCAAATGAAATCACCGACGATGTAAAAACTAAAATAAAAACGGTTGAACCATTATTGGATTCTGCTCAAGATGTTGGTGAAGCGATACATTCAGTTACAGACTCTGTTAAAAAAGCCACTAACGGCTTCCGGACAGAGTTTTCCCAGAAAAAAATCAATGCTATCAAACCCAAAAGCCAATTTAGATAATAAGATCATAATAAAAAGATGAAAGACACTGCCGGGTAAGGAAGTGTCTTTTTTGATGGTATGTATAATTATAGCCGTACTCATAGGATTAATCTGGATACCGCCGTTATTATCTATTAGACCCATTTCTCTCATACAGATCTCTTTACACCCTGTATGAGAATATGGAATAAACCTAAATTTTTTTTGTATGGATTTAAAACAAGCTATTATTTTTCGGTCTTGTCACCTGTAGACTGGCCGGAAGATTTTGATTCATTAGAATGTTTGACGCCTTTACTTACATATGGTTTTGCGCTTTTTTTCTTGTTGGCACCAGTTTTCCAACGATTCCAGCCCTTCTTGCCCGTACCTGTTCCTGTACCTTTACCCGTACCACTCTTAGCCTTAGCTTTACTCATGAAATCACTCCATTACTATTGTATGGTTATATTAAACCATTTTACTTGATTATTACCCAAGTATGTTGAAATATACAGTAACCACGGTGATATGTACAGGGAAAGGCTCAATATTTTTATCAGAATCTTTATAAACCAATAAAAGCAAGGATTTTTGCTGGATAGAACTTGCTTATTCCCACCTATTATTCCAATTATTTGCTGTGTTTCCTCAAAAATAAACTGAGTGGAGCAGAATGGATGGACCTGATTTTAGTCATTTTATCGATATGGACCTGGATTTCATCAAAAAGATACTTATTCCAATTTTTTTGCAAATGGTCAAGTAGTGCATGAAAGTTAATAATACAGCGCCCGTATTCATTCCTAAAATGATGCCTCCCATATTAAGTGAAGCTTGGGACCCTAGGATATACATCATTAAAAATGCAACGATATGGGACCAGACTGTATGGATGAAAGCATCTTTCACTAAGCCCAGGCCGATGAGATAGGCTTGCATTGGAATGACAAAAAAATGAAAAAGGAAATAGGGACATAATAATTTTAAATAGTATGAGGCAGATGTTGAGGAAAAAAAGAGAGAGGTCAAGGGTTCCGCAAAGAAATAAATGAAGAACACAGCTGGAACCCCATACAATACAGTAAAAGACATCGATTTTTGCAATAAAACCCTCAATTTTTCCTTATCCTGTTTCTTGTGCGCATTCGAAACATTCGGTATGAGCATGATCATTAAGGAATGTGCGATAAAGGCTGGAAAGAAGCCGATGGTCATCGCTACTCCAGTGAGCATCCCAAAATGCTCTGTAGCCACAACCGCACCGAATCCTGCTGAGAGAAGGGCAGTATGGATCAAAAAAGGTTGCATGGCATTAGTTATGGCATGAAAGATCCTTAATCCCATAGTGGGCAGCGAAACCGCCAATAACTTTTGTCGTGCATGTTTACCGGTTGTTCGCGAGTTTGTACCGCGTTTCATGATTCGCATTTGAAGGATCAAAAGGTTTATCAAGTATAGAAAAACGAGGAACTCACTGCCAATCAATACAAAAAAGGCCATCAACAATGATTTTTCTTGGTTAAAATGAAATAAGTTAAAGATGAGGAAAAGCAAACCAAATTGAATGATATCTTTCAAAAAGTTGGAAAAGGCAATCTTCCCCATTTGCTGGACACCCATGAAATACCCTCTTGCAATCGACGAGAATGCAACTATTGGGATTAAAGTGATGAGCAGCCATTTAATATAAGGATGATATCTGTCCATTATGGATGAGAAGGACAGTATGAAAGGCATGACTACACACATGACCAACACGATGACTGCAGCCATTTTAAGAGCATGGATGACTAGATTATAATGCAATGTCTGTTTATTTTCAGCAACGAATTTTGAAATGGAAATATGTAATTCAAGGCTGGCAATCACATATATCAAAAAGAAAATTGGCAATATGGACATATAAAGCCCCATGCCCTCTTCCTGTAATTCCCTGGCTAGGATCATGTTTACTAAAAATTCAATACATTCACCAAAAAACGCTGCGACAATCAAAATGAGCGTTCCCTTATAAAAAGACTTCATGTTGGACCACTCCTAACAAGGTGTTTGTATAAAGATATGAGACATGCCTTGGAATATTCATACGGAGCTCCACAAAACGTTGATACATAATGCGGCTATGGCTATGGGGAATACTAATTAATCTGTTGGAAGATAAAAAATTAAATCAGGTAAGGGTGGGAAAGTGGAAGAAATCGATTGGTTACATGTAATTTAGAAATTTTCACCCAGCCCTTAAGCATCAAAAGGGTTCATTCAAGTAATGGTTTGCATTTATTTCATTCTTCTGATCAGGGGTTTTTGGTTTGCCAGGTTCCCTTTGGCAAAAATATCGATGAATTATGAAACAATAGTCGGAGCCCTGATTTTCACTTTGTAATTCATGCTTTATTTTGCTATCCTTTAGCAGAGGGGATGATCAATATGAAATTCACATCTATTAGTCAATCAAATATAGATGAATTGTGCATTGCGTTTGAAAGTTGTCTTACGAAACATGACATTACATTTAAATATGTAGATATGAGGGAAGATAACGGAATCTTATCGTTTATTTTTTGTAATGACCCGGATAAGGCTAGGTCAGTCGAATTGGAAAGTGAACGCTTCATTGGATTAGATACTGATTACATAGCCAAGGAAATTTTAGTGCCAATCTTGCCTAGATTAAAAGAATATGCACAAAAATAAAATCATCGATTAAGATGATTTTTTTTGTGA
Protein-coding sequences here:
- a CDS encoding DUF948 domain-containing protein, with translation MIIQYSVAAIALAFIWLVVFLISTLQKGMVTIGEANQTLVEVRNAIHDLSGESKQLLQTANEITDDVKTKIKTVEPLLDSAQDVGEAIHSVTDSVKKATNGFRTEFSQKKINAIKPKSQFR
- a CDS encoding four-helix bundle copper-binding protein; translation: MSHENYSSVIQTLNDCMTACNHCYDACLKEDQVNMMVECIRLDRECADFCSYLEQAIGRGTPFISELAEVCAKICENCGNECKNHDHEHCQKCAEACFRCAEECIKLAAL
- a CDS encoding oligosaccharide flippase family protein; amino-acid sequence: MKSFYKGTLILIVAAFFGECIEFLVNMILARELQEEGMGLYMSILPIFFLIYVIASLELHISISKFVAENKQTLHYNLVIHALKMAAVIVLVMCVVMPFILSFSSIMDRYHPYIKWLLITLIPIVAFSSIARGYFMGVQQMGKIAFSNFLKDIIQFGLLFLIFNLFHFNQEKSLLMAFFVLIGSEFLVFLYLINLLILQMRIMKRGTNSRTTGKHARQKLLAVSLPTMGLRIFHAITNAMQPFLIHTALLSAGFGAVVATEHFGMLTGVAMTIGFFPAFIAHSLMIMLIPNVSNAHKKQDKEKLRVLLQKSMSFTVLYGVPAVFFIYFFAEPLTSLFFSSTSASYYLKLLCPYFLFHFFVIPMQAYLIGLGLVKDAFIHTVWSHIVAFLMMYILGSQASLNMGGIILGMNTGAVLLTFMHYLTICKKIGISIFLMKSRSISIK
- a CDS encoding DUF3934 family protein; its protein translation is MSKAKAKSGTGKGTGTGTGKKGWNRWKTGANKKKSAKPYVSKGVKHSNESKSSGQSTGDKTEK
- a CDS encoding DUF948 domain-containing protein, giving the protein MKMFIKLSVASVSGAVVYLIYNVNQTLRKGMGTLEETNKTLEEVRNAVHGLTQESKQLIHSANQITADVKGKMENVDPLLESAQDVGEMIHNVTNSMKEASLEGRPKDLSTRTEAEGVQIIIK